The Leptospira sp. WS39.C2 genome contains a region encoding:
- a CDS encoding pyridoxal phosphate-dependent aminotransferase translates to MRRNIVHSGADALIYEIRQIVALAKQIEAMGVPITWENIGDPIQKGENIPLWMKDIVSGLVNQNKSWAYTATQGDETTRKFLATKVNERGGAQITSEDILFFNGLGDAVAKIFGFMRREARILGPSPAYSTLSSAEAAHSGYEHLTYELNPDNDWMPDLEDIENKVKYNDSIAGILLINPDNPTGAVYPKEVMREIVKICEKYDIILICDETYAHVNYSEWGSIHLSEVIGDKVCGFALRSISKEYPWPGARCGWLEVFNRKNDPTFERYIKSLLDAKMLEVCSTTLPQLSIPLVYSHPEFLNHLKFRNLKFKKRAEKATQILSGIPGVKVIQPKGAFYLTLLFEDNILKSHMTLPIQNQQVKNFVSPLMEKAALDRRFVLHLLASAGICVVPLSSFCCSRNGFRVTLLEEDETKFEWIYQTLAENIKKYLAS, encoded by the coding sequence ATGAGAAGAAATATAGTCCATTCAGGTGCTGACGCACTAATTTACGAAATCCGCCAGATTGTGGCACTTGCCAAACAAATCGAGGCAATGGGTGTTCCTATCACCTGGGAAAATATCGGGGACCCTATCCAGAAAGGGGAAAACATTCCACTTTGGATGAAAGACATCGTGAGTGGCCTCGTGAACCAAAATAAATCTTGGGCATACACGGCCACACAAGGGGACGAAACCACTCGTAAATTCCTCGCAACAAAAGTGAACGAAAGAGGTGGGGCCCAAATCACTTCTGAAGACATATTATTCTTTAATGGTCTCGGTGATGCTGTGGCTAAAATTTTTGGCTTTATGCGAAGGGAAGCACGGATCCTTGGACCATCTCCCGCTTATTCTACGTTATCTTCCGCAGAAGCTGCACATTCAGGTTATGAGCACCTAACATACGAATTAAATCCAGACAATGATTGGATGCCTGATTTAGAAGATATTGAAAATAAAGTAAAATACAATGATTCAATCGCAGGAATTTTACTGATTAATCCAGACAATCCAACTGGAGCCGTGTATCCAAAAGAAGTGATGCGCGAGATTGTTAAAATTTGTGAGAAATACGATATCATTTTAATTTGTGATGAAACGTATGCACATGTGAATTATTCAGAATGGGGGAGTATCCATTTATCCGAAGTAATCGGTGATAAGGTCTGTGGTTTTGCTCTCCGTTCTATATCGAAAGAATACCCATGGCCAGGAGCAAGATGTGGATGGTTAGAGGTATTTAATCGTAAAAATGACCCTACATTTGAAAGATATATCAAATCATTATTAGATGCAAAAATGTTGGAAGTTTGTTCGACAACTTTGCCACAACTTTCCATTCCATTGGTTTATTCCCATCCTGAATTCTTAAACCATTTGAAATTTAGAAATCTAAAATTCAAAAAAAGAGCTGAAAAGGCTACTCAGATATTATCTGGGATTCCTGGAGTCAAAGTCATTCAACCTAAAGGTGCCTTTTATTTAACTTTATTGTTTGAAGATAATATTTTGAAATCACACATGACTCTTCCTATTCAGAACCAACAGGTAAAAAACTTTGTTTCTCCTTTGATGGAAAAAGCTGCGCTTGATCGTAGGTTTGTTCTACATCTATTGGCATCTGCAGGAATATGTGTAGTGCCACTTAGTTCTTTTTGTTGTAGTCGAAATGGATTCAGGGTCACTTTACTTGAAGAAGATGAAACAAAGTTTGAATGGATATACCAAACACTCGCTGAGAACATCAAAAAGTATTTAGCATCATAA
- a CDS encoding S1C family serine protease, translating into MERKHSIPPVVYINFALVFVLLVAIFFPEIRSAVTKLFASPKPISASKQSQALQIQSSFRNVYREAQQFVVSIRTKKTEMIFHPYAFGESREDRISSIGSGFIIDERGFVVTNYHVIKNAEIIEIIMSDGRIFPARYVGSHERADIALLKIPSEDKFTPAFLGNSDEIEVGDWAIAVGSPYGLEKTFTVGVVSAKSREDLDETGQTHIQTDTAINPGSSGGPLLNIYGEVVGINRMIRSSSGASAGIGFAIPINYAKRVLRQIEQNVGQNIRPATLGVMATTPLPDHRRSLGIPNDAVGVLVYDIEPNSAAEKGGLRRYDFIEGANGLSVRHINDLREQVGLVGLGGVLRLKILRDTQEMELSIPLVEVTSQKGK; encoded by the coding sequence ATGGAAAGAAAACATTCGATTCCACCTGTCGTCTACATTAACTTTGCCTTAGTCTTTGTACTTTTGGTTGCAATTTTTTTCCCTGAGATTAGGTCTGCTGTTACAAAACTTTTTGCTTCTCCGAAACCCATATCCGCAAGCAAACAAAGCCAAGCCCTACAAATCCAATCGAGCTTTCGCAATGTATATCGCGAAGCACAGCAATTTGTGGTGTCGATTCGCACAAAAAAAACAGAGATGATTTTTCATCCTTATGCTTTCGGCGAAAGTAGGGAAGATCGAATTTCATCCATAGGTAGTGGTTTCATCATTGATGAACGAGGGTTTGTTGTTACAAACTACCATGTCATCAAAAATGCTGAAATCATTGAAATCATCATGTCAGACGGGAGGATTTTTCCTGCACGTTATGTGGGAAGCCATGAGAGAGCTGACATAGCCCTTTTGAAAATCCCAAGTGAAGACAAATTCACCCCCGCTTTCCTTGGCAATTCAGATGAAATCGAAGTAGGGGACTGGGCCATCGCCGTTGGTTCGCCTTATGGTTTGGAGAAAACCTTTACTGTCGGAGTGGTCTCTGCAAAATCAAGGGAAGATCTTGATGAAACGGGCCAGACCCATATCCAAACCGATACAGCCATCAACCCAGGTTCCAGTGGCGGCCCTCTCCTCAATATTTATGGAGAAGTAGTCGGAATCAATCGGATGATCCGTTCTTCGAGTGGGGCCAGTGCAGGGATTGGATTTGCCATTCCTATCAATTACGCCAAACGAGTTTTAAGACAAATTGAACAAAACGTCGGACAGAACATTCGGCCTGCTACACTTGGTGTGATGGCAACCACACCTCTGCCCGATCATAGGCGATCTCTAGGGATTCCAAATGATGCAGTTGGGGTTTTGGTTTATGACATCGAGCCCAATTCTGCTGCAGAAAAAGGTGGTTTGCGTCGTTACGATTTCATTGAGGGGGCCAATGGACTCTCTGTGCGCCACATCAATGATTTACGAGAACAAGTAGGTCTTGTCGGACTTGGGGGCGTCTTACGGTTGAAGATATTAAGGGATACCCAAGAGATGGAATTATCGATCCCTTTAGTCGAAGTGACGAGCCAAAAGGGCAAATAA